The proteins below come from a single Orcinus orca chromosome 6, mOrcOrc1.1, whole genome shotgun sequence genomic window:
- the USP20 gene encoding ubiquitin carboxyl-terminal hydrolase 20 isoform X1, which yields MGDSRDLCPHLDSIGEVTKEDLLLKSKGTCQSCGVSGPNLWACLQVACSYVGCGESFADHSTIHAQAKKHNLTVNLTTFRVWCYACEKEVFLEPRLAAQPPGPSPKFSEQDSAPPSHPLKAVPIAVADEGESESEDDDLKPRGLTGMKNLGNSCYMNAALQALSNCPPLTQFFLECGGLVRTDKKPALCKSYQKLVSEIWHRKRPSYVVPTSLSHGIKLVNPMFRGYAQQDTQEFLRCLMDQLHEELKEPVVAAAAALTEARDSDSSDTDEKREGDRSPSEDEFLSCDSSSDRGEGDGQGRGGGGPQAETELLVADEAGRAISEKERMKDRKFSWGQQRTNSEQVDEDADVDTAMATLNQQPTDTQPPSPRSTSPCRTPEPDNEAHMRSASRPCSPVHLHEGHAKLASSPPRASPVRMGPSYVLKKAQVPSSGSRRRKEQRYRSVISDIFDGSILSLVQCLTCDRVSTTVETFQDLSLPIPGKEDLAKLHSAIYQNVPPKPGSCGDSSTAQGWLAFIVEYIRRFVVSCTPSWFWGPVVTLEDCLAAFFAADELKGDNMYSCERCKKLRNGVKYCKVLRLPEILCIHLKRFRHEVMYSFKISSHVSFPLEGLDLRPFLAKECTSQITTYDLLSVICHHGTAGSGHYIAYCQNVINGQWYEFDDQYVTEAHETVVQNAEAYVLFYRKSSEEAVRERQQVVSLAAMREPSLLRFYVSREWLNKFNTFAEPGPITNHTFLCSHGGIPPNKYHYIDDLVVILPQNVWEHLYNRFGGGPAVNHLYVCSICQVEIEALAKRRRIEIDTFIKLNKAFQAEESPSVIYCISMQWFREWEAFVKGKDNEPPGPIDNSRIAQVKGSGHIQLKQGADYGQISEETWVYLNNLYGGGPEIALRQSVAQLQDPDSLHGEQKIEAETRAV from the exons ATGGGGGACTCCAGGGACCTTTGCCCTCATCTTGACTCTATAGGGGAGGTGACCAAAGAGGACTTGCTGCTCAAATCCAAG GGCACCTGTCAGTCATGCGGTGTTTCCGGACCCAACCTGTGGGCCTGTCTCCAG gtcGCCTGCTCCTACGTCGGCTGCGGAGAATCCTTTGCTGACCACAGCACCATCCATGCGCAG GCCAAAAAGCACAACCTGACAGTGAACCTGACCACGTTCCGGGTGTGGTGCTACGCCTGTGAGAAGGAGGTGTTCCTGGAGCCTCGGCTGGCGGCCCAGCCGCCAGGCCCCTCACCCAAGTTCTCAGAGCAG GACTCTGCgccgccctcccaccctctgaaAGCTGTCCCCATTGCTGTGGCTGACGAAGGAGAGTCCGAGTCGGAGGACGATGACCTCAAACCGCGAG GCCTCACGGGCATGAAGAACCTTGGCAACTCCTGCTACATGAACGCAGCCCTGCAGGCCCTGTCCAATTG ccccccactgACGCAGTTCTTCTTGGAGTGTGGAGGCCTGGTGCGCACAGACAAGAAGCCAGCCCTGTGCAAAAGTTACCAGAAGCTGGTCTCTGAGATCTGGCACCGGAAACG CCCCAGCTACGTGGTTCCCACCAGCCTGTCCCATGGGATCAAGTTGGTCAACCCGATGTTCCGAGGCTATGCCCAGCAG GACACCCAAGAGTTCCTGCGCTGCCTGATGGACCAGCTGCACGAGGAGCTCAAGGAGCCCGTGGTGGCCGCGGCGGCAGCGCTGACCGAGGCTCGGGACTCAGACTCGAGCGACACGGATGAGAAGCGGGAGGGCGACCGGAGCCCATCAGAGGACGAGTTCCTGTCCTGCGACTCCAGCAGCGACCGCGGTGAGGGCGACGGGCAGGGGCGCGGCGGGGGCGGCCCCCAGGCTGAGACGGAGCTGCTGGTCGCGGACGAGGCGGGCCGCGCCATCTCCGAGAAGGAGCGCATGAAGGACCGCAAGTTCTCGTGGGGCCAGCAGCGCACCAACTCGGAGCAGGTGGACGAGGACGCCGACGTGGACACTGCCATGGCCACCCTGAACCAGCAGCCCACGGACACGCAGCCGCCGTCACCGCGGTCCACCAGCCCCTGCCGGACACCAG AGCCGGACAACGAGGCCCACATGCGCAGCGCCTCTCGCCCCTGCAGCCCTGTCCACCTCCACGAGGGCCACGCCAAGCTGGCCAGCAGCCCTCCTCGTGCGAGCCCCGTGAGGATGGGGCCGTCCTACGTGCTTAAGAAAG CCCAGGTACCGAGCTCCGGCAGCCGGCGGCGGAAGGAGCAGCGCTACCGCAGTGTCATCTCAGACATCTTCGACGGCTCCATCCTCAGCCTCGTGCAGTGTCTCACCTGTGACCGG GTGTCCACCACGGTGGAGACATTCCAGGACCTGTCGCTGCCCATTCCTGGCAAGGAAGACCTGGCCAAGCTCCACTCGGCCATCTACCAGAATGTGCCACCCAAGCCGGGTTCCTGTGGGGACAGCTCCACCGCCCAGGGCTGGCTGGCCTTTATCGTGGAGTATATCCGACG gtTCGTGGTATCCTGTACCCCCAGCTGGTTTTGGGGTCCGGTGGTCACCCTGGAAGACTGCCTCGCCGCCTTCTTTGCCGCTGATGAGCTGAAGG GTGACAACATGTATAGCTGTGAACGGTGTAAAAA GCTGCGCAACGGCGTGAAGTACTGTAAGGTCCTGCGGTTGCCAGAG atCCTGTGCATTCACCTGAAGCGCTTTCGACACGAGGTGATGTACTCGTTCAAAATCAGCAGCCACGTCTCCTTCCCCCTGGAGGGACTTGACCTGCGCCCCTTCCTCGCCAAGGAGTGCACGTCCCAGATCACCACCTATGACCTCCTCTCGGTCATCTGCCACCACGGCACGGCAGGCA GTGGCCACTACATCGCCTACTGCCAGAACGTGATCAACGGGCAGTGGTATGAGTTCGACGACCAGTACGTCACCGAGGCTCACGAGACAGTGGTGCAGAACGCCGAGGCCTACGTGCTCTTCTACAG GAAGAGCAGCGAGGAGGCCGTGCGGGAGCGGCAGCAGGTGGTGTCCCTGGCCGCCATGCGGGAGCCCAGCCTATTGCGGTTCTACGTGTCCCGGGAATGGCTCAACAAGTTCAACACCTTCGCCGAGCCGGGGCCCATCACCAACCATACCTTCCTCTGCTCCCACGGAG GCATCCCGCCCAACAAATACCACTACATCGACGACCTGGTGGTGATCCTGCCCCAGAACGTCTGGGAGCACCTCTACAACAG GTTTGGGGGCGGCCCTGCCGTGAACCATCTGTACGTGTGCTCCATCTGCCAGGTGGAGATCGAGGCGCTGGCCAAGCGCAGGCGGATTGAGATCGACACCTTCATCAAG CTGAACAAGGCGTTCCAGGCCGAGGAGTCACCCAGTGTCATCTACTGCATCAGCATGCAGTGGTTCCGGGAGTGGGAGGCCTTCGTCAAGGGCAAGGACAACG AGCCCCCCGGGCCCATTGACAACAGCAGGATCGCACAGGTCAAAGGAAGCGGCCACATCCAGCTGAAGCAGG GAGCTGACTACGGGCAGATCTCAGAGGAGACCTGGGTGTACCTGAATAACCTGTATGGCGGCGGCCCCGAGATCGCCCTCCGCCAGAGTGTGGCCCAGCTCCAGGACCCGGACAGCTTGCACGGGGAGCAGAAAATCGAAGCCGAGACCCGGGCCGTGTGA
- the USP20 gene encoding ubiquitin carboxyl-terminal hydrolase 20 isoform X2 — protein MGDSRDLCPHLDSIGEVTKEDLLLKSKGTCQSCGVSGPNLWACLQVACSYVGCGESFADHSTIHAQAKKHNLTVNLTTFRVWCYACEKEVFLEPRLAAQPPGPSPKFSEQDSAPPSHPLKAVPIAVADEGESESEDDDLKPRGLTGMKNLGNSCYMNAALQALSNCPPLTQFFLECGGLVRTDKKPALCKSYQKLVSEIWHRKRPSYVVPTSLSHGIKLVNPMFRGYAQQDTQEFLRCLMDQLHEELKEPVVAAAAALTEARDSDSSDTDEKREGDRSPSEDEFLSCDSSSDRAHQLGAGGRGRRRGHCHGHPEPAAHGHAAAVTAVHQPLPDTSPVHLHEGHAKLASSPPRASPVRMGPSYVLKKAQVPSSGSRRRKEQRYRSVISDIFDGSILSLVQCLTCDRVSTTVETFQDLSLPIPGKEDLAKLHSAIYQNVPPKPGSCGDSSTAQGWLAFIVEYIRRFVVSCTPSWFWGPVVTLEDCLAAFFAADELKGDNMYSCERCKKLRNGVKYCKVLRLPEILCIHLKRFRHEVMYSFKISSHVSFPLEGLDLRPFLAKECTSQITTYDLLSVICHHGTAGSGHYIAYCQNVINGQWYEFDDQYVTEAHETVVQNAEAYVLFYRKSSEEAVRERQQVVSLAAMREPSLLRFYVSREWLNKFNTFAEPGPITNHTFLCSHGGIPPNKYHYIDDLVVILPQNVWEHLYNRFGGGPAVNHLYVCSICQVEIEALAKRRRIEIDTFIKLNKAFQAEESPSVIYCISMQWFREWEAFVKGKDNEPPGPIDNSRIAQVKGSGHIQLKQGADYGQISEETWVYLNNLYGGGPEIALRQSVAQLQDPDSLHGEQKIEAETRAV, from the exons ATGGGGGACTCCAGGGACCTTTGCCCTCATCTTGACTCTATAGGGGAGGTGACCAAAGAGGACTTGCTGCTCAAATCCAAG GGCACCTGTCAGTCATGCGGTGTTTCCGGACCCAACCTGTGGGCCTGTCTCCAG gtcGCCTGCTCCTACGTCGGCTGCGGAGAATCCTTTGCTGACCACAGCACCATCCATGCGCAG GCCAAAAAGCACAACCTGACAGTGAACCTGACCACGTTCCGGGTGTGGTGCTACGCCTGTGAGAAGGAGGTGTTCCTGGAGCCTCGGCTGGCGGCCCAGCCGCCAGGCCCCTCACCCAAGTTCTCAGAGCAG GACTCTGCgccgccctcccaccctctgaaAGCTGTCCCCATTGCTGTGGCTGACGAAGGAGAGTCCGAGTCGGAGGACGATGACCTCAAACCGCGAG GCCTCACGGGCATGAAGAACCTTGGCAACTCCTGCTACATGAACGCAGCCCTGCAGGCCCTGTCCAATTG ccccccactgACGCAGTTCTTCTTGGAGTGTGGAGGCCTGGTGCGCACAGACAAGAAGCCAGCCCTGTGCAAAAGTTACCAGAAGCTGGTCTCTGAGATCTGGCACCGGAAACG CCCCAGCTACGTGGTTCCCACCAGCCTGTCCCATGGGATCAAGTTGGTCAACCCGATGTTCCGAGGCTATGCCCAGCAG GACACCCAAGAGTTCCTGCGCTGCCTGATGGACCAGCTGCACGAGGAGCTCAAGGAGCCCGTGGTGGCCGCGGCGGCAGCGCTGACCGAGGCTCGGGACTCAGACTCGAGCGACACGGATGAGAAGCGGGAGGGCGACCGGAGCCCATCAGAGGACGAGTTCCTGTCCTGCGACTCCAGCAGCGACCGCG CGCACCAACTCGGAGCAGGTGGACGAGGACGCCGACGTGGACACTGCCATGGCCACCCTGAACCAGCAGCCCACGGACACGCAGCCGCCGTCACCGCGGTCCACCAGCCCCTGCCGGACACCAG CCCTGTCCACCTCCACGAGGGCCACGCCAAGCTGGCCAGCAGCCCTCCTCGTGCGAGCCCCGTGAGGATGGGGCCGTCCTACGTGCTTAAGAAAG CCCAGGTACCGAGCTCCGGCAGCCGGCGGCGGAAGGAGCAGCGCTACCGCAGTGTCATCTCAGACATCTTCGACGGCTCCATCCTCAGCCTCGTGCAGTGTCTCACCTGTGACCGG GTGTCCACCACGGTGGAGACATTCCAGGACCTGTCGCTGCCCATTCCTGGCAAGGAAGACCTGGCCAAGCTCCACTCGGCCATCTACCAGAATGTGCCACCCAAGCCGGGTTCCTGTGGGGACAGCTCCACCGCCCAGGGCTGGCTGGCCTTTATCGTGGAGTATATCCGACG gtTCGTGGTATCCTGTACCCCCAGCTGGTTTTGGGGTCCGGTGGTCACCCTGGAAGACTGCCTCGCCGCCTTCTTTGCCGCTGATGAGCTGAAGG GTGACAACATGTATAGCTGTGAACGGTGTAAAAA GCTGCGCAACGGCGTGAAGTACTGTAAGGTCCTGCGGTTGCCAGAG atCCTGTGCATTCACCTGAAGCGCTTTCGACACGAGGTGATGTACTCGTTCAAAATCAGCAGCCACGTCTCCTTCCCCCTGGAGGGACTTGACCTGCGCCCCTTCCTCGCCAAGGAGTGCACGTCCCAGATCACCACCTATGACCTCCTCTCGGTCATCTGCCACCACGGCACGGCAGGCA GTGGCCACTACATCGCCTACTGCCAGAACGTGATCAACGGGCAGTGGTATGAGTTCGACGACCAGTACGTCACCGAGGCTCACGAGACAGTGGTGCAGAACGCCGAGGCCTACGTGCTCTTCTACAG GAAGAGCAGCGAGGAGGCCGTGCGGGAGCGGCAGCAGGTGGTGTCCCTGGCCGCCATGCGGGAGCCCAGCCTATTGCGGTTCTACGTGTCCCGGGAATGGCTCAACAAGTTCAACACCTTCGCCGAGCCGGGGCCCATCACCAACCATACCTTCCTCTGCTCCCACGGAG GCATCCCGCCCAACAAATACCACTACATCGACGACCTGGTGGTGATCCTGCCCCAGAACGTCTGGGAGCACCTCTACAACAG GTTTGGGGGCGGCCCTGCCGTGAACCATCTGTACGTGTGCTCCATCTGCCAGGTGGAGATCGAGGCGCTGGCCAAGCGCAGGCGGATTGAGATCGACACCTTCATCAAG CTGAACAAGGCGTTCCAGGCCGAGGAGTCACCCAGTGTCATCTACTGCATCAGCATGCAGTGGTTCCGGGAGTGGGAGGCCTTCGTCAAGGGCAAGGACAACG AGCCCCCCGGGCCCATTGACAACAGCAGGATCGCACAGGTCAAAGGAAGCGGCCACATCCAGCTGAAGCAGG GAGCTGACTACGGGCAGATCTCAGAGGAGACCTGGGTGTACCTGAATAACCTGTATGGCGGCGGCCCCGAGATCGCCCTCCGCCAGAGTGTGGCCCAGCTCCAGGACCCGGACAGCTTGCACGGGGAGCAGAAAATCGAAGCCGAGACCCGGGCCGTGTGA
- the USP20 gene encoding ubiquitin carboxyl-terminal hydrolase 20 isoform X3, with translation MKNLGNSCYMNAALQALSNCPPLTQFFLECGGLVRTDKKPALCKSYQKLVSEIWHRKRPSYVVPTSLSHGIKLVNPMFRGYAQQDTQEFLRCLMDQLHEELKEPVVAAAAALTEARDSDSSDTDEKREGDRSPSEDEFLSCDSSSDRGEGDGQGRGGGGPQAETELLVADEAGRAISEKERMKDRKFSWGQQRTNSEQVDEDADVDTAMATLNQQPTDTQPPSPRSTSPCRTPEPDNEAHMRSASRPCSPVHLHEGHAKLASSPPRASPVRMGPSYVLKKAQVPSSGSRRRKEQRYRSVISDIFDGSILSLVQCLTCDRVSTTVETFQDLSLPIPGKEDLAKLHSAIYQNVPPKPGSCGDSSTAQGWLAFIVEYIRRFVVSCTPSWFWGPVVTLEDCLAAFFAADELKGDNMYSCERCKKLRNGVKYCKVLRLPEILCIHLKRFRHEVMYSFKISSHVSFPLEGLDLRPFLAKECTSQITTYDLLSVICHHGTAGSGHYIAYCQNVINGQWYEFDDQYVTEAHETVVQNAEAYVLFYRKSSEEAVRERQQVVSLAAMREPSLLRFYVSREWLNKFNTFAEPGPITNHTFLCSHGGIPPNKYHYIDDLVVILPQNVWEHLYNRFGGGPAVNHLYVCSICQVEIEALAKRRRIEIDTFIKLNKAFQAEESPSVIYCISMQWFREWEAFVKGKDNEPPGPIDNSRIAQVKGSGHIQLKQGADYGQISEETWVYLNNLYGGGPEIALRQSVAQLQDPDSLHGEQKIEAETRAV, from the exons ATGAAGAACCTTGGCAACTCCTGCTACATGAACGCAGCCCTGCAGGCCCTGTCCAATTG ccccccactgACGCAGTTCTTCTTGGAGTGTGGAGGCCTGGTGCGCACAGACAAGAAGCCAGCCCTGTGCAAAAGTTACCAGAAGCTGGTCTCTGAGATCTGGCACCGGAAACG CCCCAGCTACGTGGTTCCCACCAGCCTGTCCCATGGGATCAAGTTGGTCAACCCGATGTTCCGAGGCTATGCCCAGCAG GACACCCAAGAGTTCCTGCGCTGCCTGATGGACCAGCTGCACGAGGAGCTCAAGGAGCCCGTGGTGGCCGCGGCGGCAGCGCTGACCGAGGCTCGGGACTCAGACTCGAGCGACACGGATGAGAAGCGGGAGGGCGACCGGAGCCCATCAGAGGACGAGTTCCTGTCCTGCGACTCCAGCAGCGACCGCGGTGAGGGCGACGGGCAGGGGCGCGGCGGGGGCGGCCCCCAGGCTGAGACGGAGCTGCTGGTCGCGGACGAGGCGGGCCGCGCCATCTCCGAGAAGGAGCGCATGAAGGACCGCAAGTTCTCGTGGGGCCAGCAGCGCACCAACTCGGAGCAGGTGGACGAGGACGCCGACGTGGACACTGCCATGGCCACCCTGAACCAGCAGCCCACGGACACGCAGCCGCCGTCACCGCGGTCCACCAGCCCCTGCCGGACACCAG AGCCGGACAACGAGGCCCACATGCGCAGCGCCTCTCGCCCCTGCAGCCCTGTCCACCTCCACGAGGGCCACGCCAAGCTGGCCAGCAGCCCTCCTCGTGCGAGCCCCGTGAGGATGGGGCCGTCCTACGTGCTTAAGAAAG CCCAGGTACCGAGCTCCGGCAGCCGGCGGCGGAAGGAGCAGCGCTACCGCAGTGTCATCTCAGACATCTTCGACGGCTCCATCCTCAGCCTCGTGCAGTGTCTCACCTGTGACCGG GTGTCCACCACGGTGGAGACATTCCAGGACCTGTCGCTGCCCATTCCTGGCAAGGAAGACCTGGCCAAGCTCCACTCGGCCATCTACCAGAATGTGCCACCCAAGCCGGGTTCCTGTGGGGACAGCTCCACCGCCCAGGGCTGGCTGGCCTTTATCGTGGAGTATATCCGACG gtTCGTGGTATCCTGTACCCCCAGCTGGTTTTGGGGTCCGGTGGTCACCCTGGAAGACTGCCTCGCCGCCTTCTTTGCCGCTGATGAGCTGAAGG GTGACAACATGTATAGCTGTGAACGGTGTAAAAA GCTGCGCAACGGCGTGAAGTACTGTAAGGTCCTGCGGTTGCCAGAG atCCTGTGCATTCACCTGAAGCGCTTTCGACACGAGGTGATGTACTCGTTCAAAATCAGCAGCCACGTCTCCTTCCCCCTGGAGGGACTTGACCTGCGCCCCTTCCTCGCCAAGGAGTGCACGTCCCAGATCACCACCTATGACCTCCTCTCGGTCATCTGCCACCACGGCACGGCAGGCA GTGGCCACTACATCGCCTACTGCCAGAACGTGATCAACGGGCAGTGGTATGAGTTCGACGACCAGTACGTCACCGAGGCTCACGAGACAGTGGTGCAGAACGCCGAGGCCTACGTGCTCTTCTACAG GAAGAGCAGCGAGGAGGCCGTGCGGGAGCGGCAGCAGGTGGTGTCCCTGGCCGCCATGCGGGAGCCCAGCCTATTGCGGTTCTACGTGTCCCGGGAATGGCTCAACAAGTTCAACACCTTCGCCGAGCCGGGGCCCATCACCAACCATACCTTCCTCTGCTCCCACGGAG GCATCCCGCCCAACAAATACCACTACATCGACGACCTGGTGGTGATCCTGCCCCAGAACGTCTGGGAGCACCTCTACAACAG GTTTGGGGGCGGCCCTGCCGTGAACCATCTGTACGTGTGCTCCATCTGCCAGGTGGAGATCGAGGCGCTGGCCAAGCGCAGGCGGATTGAGATCGACACCTTCATCAAG CTGAACAAGGCGTTCCAGGCCGAGGAGTCACCCAGTGTCATCTACTGCATCAGCATGCAGTGGTTCCGGGAGTGGGAGGCCTTCGTCAAGGGCAAGGACAACG AGCCCCCCGGGCCCATTGACAACAGCAGGATCGCACAGGTCAAAGGAAGCGGCCACATCCAGCTGAAGCAGG GAGCTGACTACGGGCAGATCTCAGAGGAGACCTGGGTGTACCTGAATAACCTGTATGGCGGCGGCCCCGAGATCGCCCTCCGCCAGAGTGTGGCCCAGCTCCAGGACCCGGACAGCTTGCACGGGGAGCAGAAAATCGAAGCCGAGACCCGGGCCGTGTGA